Proteins co-encoded in one Bacillota bacterium genomic window:
- a CDS encoding RnfABCDGE type electron transport complex subunit D: protein MAGASNLVVTVSPHIKSPNSTRGVMQGVLLALLPVTLLAMVTFGYSGSFIIVISMATSLFFEVIWHNLRMCKGVPRTWGATAVAVLAPAVMSAAGAGAIAPYVTLAVMVAFICSETCVKRAGEQPHAFDGSAAVTGLLLALVLPPVVPWWIPFIGAFVAISLGKEIFGGLGFNVFNPALAARAILVLSWPVYLTTGWYRPLGIDAATKATPLAIMKGGVTPSVARYYMPLLLQNTAGSIGEVSALLLVLGGLVLLWMRVITWHIPVTYLGTVAVLSLVMGGDPVFSLLAGGVMIGAFFMATDYVTSPVTAKGKILFGVMCGAITMVLRTYSKAPEGVTSAILFMNMCTPLIDRMMIPKPLGSRKTAGSQGVAK from the coding sequence GTGGCGGGGGCTTCGAACCTTGTAGTGACGGTTTCACCGCACATTAAGTCGCCCAATTCCACCCGTGGGGTCATGCAGGGGGTGCTGCTCGCTTTGCTGCCGGTCACCCTGCTCGCCATGGTAACCTTCGGGTACTCGGGTTCGTTCATAATAGTGATTTCGATGGCTACTTCGCTGTTCTTCGAAGTGATCTGGCATAACCTCAGGATGTGCAAGGGCGTCCCGAGAACCTGGGGCGCCACGGCCGTCGCCGTACTCGCGCCGGCGGTCATGTCGGCCGCGGGCGCGGGGGCTATCGCACCGTATGTGACTCTCGCAGTCATGGTTGCTTTCATATGCTCCGAAACCTGCGTCAAGCGGGCCGGCGAACAGCCGCATGCTTTCGACGGCAGCGCCGCGGTGACCGGCCTCTTGCTGGCGCTCGTGCTCCCGCCGGTAGTCCCGTGGTGGATACCGTTCATCGGGGCGTTTGTGGCGATTTCCCTGGGCAAGGAGATATTCGGCGGCCTCGGGTTCAACGTGTTCAACCCGGCACTCGCGGCGAGGGCCATCCTGGTGCTATCGTGGCCGGTGTACCTCACCACGGGCTGGTACAGGCCGCTGGGGATCGACGCCGCCACGAAGGCCACGCCACTCGCGATAATGAAGGGCGGGGTGACGCCCAGCGTCGCACGGTACTACATGCCGCTTCTGCTGCAGAACACGGCAGGGTCCATTGGCGAGGTATCGGCCCTGCTTCTCGTACTGGGTGGGCTAGTACTGCTGTGGATGAGGGTCATCACGTGGCACATTCCGGTCACGTACCTCGGGACCGTGGCGGTCCTGAGCCTCGTGATGGGGGGCGACCCGGTGTTCAGCCTGCTGGCCGGCGGGGTAATGATCGGCGCCTTCTTCATGGCCACCGACTACGTGACCTCGCCCGTCACGGCGAAAGGCAAGATCCTGTTCGGGGTTATGTGCGGCGCAATCACGATGGTGTTGAGGACGTACTCCAAGGCACCTGAGGGTGTTACGTCGGCAATACTGTTCATGAACATGTGCACGCCGCTCATAGACAGGATGATGATCCCGAAGCCGCTCGGCAGCCGCAAGACGGCCGGGAGCCAGGGGGTGGCGAAATGA
- the rsxE gene encoding electron transport complex subunit RsxE, which produces MFERADLTRGLVTENPLLKLMIGLCSALAVSTRVENAMFMGVAVIFVLTLSNIVISVLRRVIPDNVRIPIFIVVISSFVTIVDLSLRAYFPGIYSSLGVWIPLIVVNCIILGRAEAFAYHKGILASTLDGLGMGVGYTLVLLVMGLIRELSGTGGITMLGVHLISLGSGFQAPTFMISFPGAFLVFGLLMGALNKAQMVMAERAAKKSSKAASKAGTTAAAGGV; this is translated from the coding sequence ATGTTCGAGCGGGCTGACCTTACAAGAGGACTTGTTACCGAGAACCCGCTACTCAAATTGATGATCGGGTTGTGCTCGGCCCTGGCCGTTTCGACACGTGTCGAGAACGCCATGTTCATGGGGGTCGCGGTCATATTCGTGCTGACGCTCTCCAACATAGTAATATCGGTCTTGAGGCGGGTGATCCCGGATAACGTCCGGATACCCATATTCATCGTCGTGATATCGTCGTTCGTGACCATAGTCGACCTCAGCCTGAGGGCGTACTTCCCGGGTATATACTCGTCACTCGGGGTGTGGATACCGCTGATAGTCGTGAACTGTATCATCCTTGGGCGCGCGGAGGCGTTCGCGTACCACAAGGGCATCCTGGCTTCAACGCTGGACGGTCTCGGCATGGGTGTGGGGTACACCCTGGTGCTTCTGGTGATGGGGTTGATTCGTGAGCTGTCCGGAACGGGCGGCATTACAATGCTGGGTGTGCACCTGATCAGCCTCGGTTCCGGCTTCCAGGCGCCGACGTTCATGATAAGCTTCCCCGGCGCATTCCTGGTGTTTGGGCTGTTGATGGGCGCGCTCAACAAGGCTCAGATGGTGATGGCCGAGCGGGCGGCGAAGAAGTCGTCGAAGGCGGCCTCGAAGGCGGGTACGACCGCCGCCGCGGGAGGGGTGTGA
- a CDS encoding electron transport complex subunit RsxA, giving the protein MGEIQRYFLIFLGAILVYNILLIRFIALCSYFGISSSMETSIGMSLAVVFVMMISSTLSWVLWNYVLVPFGVGEFLYIPVFILVIAAFVQLEEMFIRKTAPTLYRAMGIYLPLITTNCAVLAAATEVAKPGFLKMSITYNYTLPEAWVYTFGVALGYCVALILFAAIREKVDFAPVAKPLKGYPIAFITSALMSLAFTGFAGLLGL; this is encoded by the coding sequence ATGGGAGAGATCCAGAGGTACTTCCTCATATTCCTTGGAGCGATACTCGTCTATAACATATTGCTCATCAGGTTCATCGCCCTGTGCTCGTACTTCGGTATTTCGTCGTCGATGGAGACCTCGATAGGCATGAGCCTGGCGGTTGTGTTCGTGATGATGATATCGAGCACCCTCTCATGGGTGTTGTGGAACTACGTGCTGGTCCCGTTCGGGGTGGGGGAGTTCCTGTACATCCCGGTGTTCATCCTCGTGATCGCGGCGTTCGTGCAGCTCGAGGAGATGTTTATACGCAAGACGGCCCCGACGCTGTACAGGGCCATGGGCATCTACCTGCCGCTTATTACCACGAACTGCGCGGTGCTCGCCGCCGCAACCGAGGTGGCGAAGCCGGGGTTCCTCAAAATGAGCATTACGTACAACTATACGTTGCCCGAGGCGTGGGTATATACGTTCGGCGTTGCGCTCGGGTACTGCGTCGCTCTCATCCTGTTCGCAGCCATCAGGGAGAAGGTCGACTTCGCGCCGGTCGCGAAACCGCTCAAGGGTTATCCGATTGCTTTCATAACATCAGCCTTGATGTCCCTGGCCTTCACAGGCTTCGCGGGACTCCTCGGGCTGTAG
- a CDS encoding RnfABCDGE type electron transport complex subunit B — MLVIAIIVMGVMGAVFGLLLGFAGKKFYVEVDPRVAQIRGVLPGGNCGACGFPGCDGLAEAIAKGEAPADGCKPGGAAIAAKIAEILGVSVGESNGRSIARVTCGGDRVNCQNRSAYAGVPSCRAALLAGGGFKACEYGCLGLGDCVRACPFGAMRMSAAGLPEVDDEKCVACGKCVTGCPRGIMELVPESKTVFVRCRSKARGPVVRKACKVGCIACMACVKVCPTGAISVQDNLARIDYSKCDACGLCVAKCPAHAINDLRHGAGAAGDAGADRVAGQAAG, encoded by the coding sequence ATGCTGGTAATCGCCATAATCGTGATGGGCGTCATGGGCGCCGTGTTCGGCCTCCTGCTGGGTTTCGCGGGCAAGAAGTTCTACGTTGAGGTTGACCCACGCGTGGCGCAGATCCGCGGGGTACTGCCGGGGGGCAACTGCGGCGCGTGTGGTTTCCCGGGTTGCGACGGCCTGGCCGAGGCCATAGCGAAGGGGGAGGCCCCCGCCGACGGCTGCAAGCCCGGCGGCGCCGCCATCGCCGCGAAGATCGCCGAGATCCTCGGGGTTTCCGTGGGTGAATCCAACGGTCGCAGCATCGCCCGCGTGACCTGCGGTGGCGACAGGGTGAACTGCCAGAACAGGTCGGCATACGCAGGCGTGCCGAGCTGTCGAGCGGCCCTGCTCGCGGGGGGCGGGTTCAAGGCGTGCGAGTACGGCTGCCTCGGGTTGGGTGACTGCGTCCGCGCGTGCCCGTTCGGCGCCATGCGGATGTCCGCTGCAGGGCTTCCCGAGGTCGACGATGAAAAGTGCGTGGCCTGCGGCAAGTGCGTGACGGGGTGCCCGAGGGGGATAATGGAGCTTGTACCGGAATCCAAGACGGTGTTCGTGCGCTGCCGCAGCAAGGCGCGGGGTCCGGTGGTCCGCAAAGCGTGCAAGGTGGGCTGCATCGCGTGTATGGCATGCGTGAAGGTTTGCCCCACTGGCGCCATCTCCGTGCAGGACAACCTCGCGAGGATCGACTACTCGAAGTGCGACGCGTGCGGGCTTTGCGTTGCGAAGTGCCCGGCGCACGCGATAAATGACCTGCG